ACAAAGCTCACGGGTTCCGGTTGTTCAATGCGTATGGCCAACACCGTGCAGCTCACCAGCCAAAAGACACCGACAATGGCCAACTAACCGTGCGAATGGATTTGTTAAGAACAATTGCGGAGAACCCCATCCCACAGAATGGCAGCCGACTCATCACAGACAGGACTTACCACTTTATACAGCGCCAGACTCATTGTTTCGCTTTCACCTCATCGGagcattgaattgaattgaaatgaatgtgtctgtaaTGGTTCGAGAAATGTATCAATACGATATTATATAGTAACGAGCTCAAGATAGGAAATAGGCTCGAGCGGAATGTTTAGGCGGAAACCCAAATAAGTCCATCAAGTGTCCCACCAAATGGGGTCAACTGCCAGCATGTTCTCCATTTCCACAATGAGTCAACAACACAGCAGCTGGGAAAGGACAAACGGAGACGGgtacagcaacaacgaaaataattttcaagGTCTATGTCATTGGCCCAACGGTGAACGAACGCGGCGGCATAGCATTAATtgaccgtcaccgtcaccggtgacggtgaaacCTGttcccaccagcagcacgtgcCCATTCAACTTCAACATCTCGTGAGATGGGCGCAGCAGAATGCTACTACGAAAGCTATGATGATTCAAGTCTCGCGTCGCTTACACACGATACCGCTAGAATATGTAGGTGCTGCGCGATCGAACGATCCATGGCGACGAACCCGCGGAACGGAGCGAACCGAACCCAACAAGAGTAACAGGTAGGGGTCGTGCGAGCAGATCCCGAACCGTTTATGCCGCTCCAGCGATGTTGCTTCGTTCGCAACCGCTTGCCTGCTGGGATGTATATTCTTGTGCTTCGCCAAATCTTTCTCTCGGGTCTCTCGCTTTACTTCTTCGGTGAACCCCTGTAGCGATCGTGTTTCGTTCTGGTCACTAACGGAGGCCGCGCACACGTTGTGGTTAAAGCCGTATGGTGTGCTGCTTCAGGTGCCGTGCCACCTTCCAGGGACAACCGCGCGGCGCAGGCttcgccattgcgcgatgatTATTGATTCTGACCTCGTTGCAGTTGCGTGCTACTTCGCGACATTGATGTCGGCGATATTTTTGGACAGTGTCCACCGCAACGACTCCCTCGACAGGTTTCCCTCCACTGTTTTCATAATGGGCGGCAAACGCTTTAATCAATAATTTGGAAGACACTTCACGTTCGTTCTGGTGACCAAGAAACCAGAAAGCTGAGATGAGCTTTCACATTTGTGGGTTTGCTGATAAATGTAGCACTACCATAGGAAGCATTCACTAAATACACATTCTTGCCCCGTCTCGGTTCATCCACAAACAAGAACAGCACTCGATGAAGAAAATGAGGCCACGGAGCAcggccacggaccacggatCTAACGGTTTCACGCTTCTTCCTTGGTGGCTGCCAAAGTCTCGAGCGAGTTGACCAGCGCAACCACTCTCCAGTATATTCGCAATTCAAATTAACCCCCTTCTCAGGTTCGATGATTGTCGAATTACAAATTGGCGTCTAACAGCACACGAACGATGGCAGCCAAATtgtagctgcagctgcagctatcCCACATATATACGCTACACCAGCGCTTAGGGCACTTAACGCAACATCAACTTTCACGATGCTACCAGGCGGAGTGTCGGAGCTCGCGAGCCGTTTAGTTTTATGATTCCTCGAGAATGCAGCGGACGAGAAGCACGTAATCAGTGGATAGGCGCATTATgttctccacacacacacacaggttaCACCACTTGTTGCCCTTCAGTATCTCTCATTCAATGATTTCCCATGCACTTTACTGCATTGGATGGGCGTACTGGCTATCTACTGGTTACACTACTGCTGCACACAGTATGCAATACAATTTAGCACAAGATTTCGATTCAATGCCTCTTGATTTGTTGCAGCCCCATGGACCATCCACCGTCGTTGAATTCGGACTCATCCTATGCGCCCAACTTACACGATCGGATTTCTATTGCACTCACGGTTCAGTCACGTCGAACACTTCCGCCACCTTGGTATTATTCGGACTTGCACTTCACCTCGCACTCGCAGAAACACGCACCACCGTCGCTTGAAGACACCGACGAGCCGACTAATTCTTATTCATCCCGAACTCCTTCTTTTATACCTTCAGTAGCCCCCGGGATGGCGTGGACCGATGAGCAACAAACGATGGCCACGGCGATGACGGCCAGTAGGGCGGGCGGAACCTGGCGTACAAACTTGTTCTGTGACAAAATGGTATTCCtgctctttcttctcctttttgttCTAGCAGATCGGAGAAGTTTGATTTCAAATGagggaaaaaacaacatcagcaAAGGCAATATTTAAGATCCTCGCAATCGATCCACCATGGAGGTGTTTGCCGTGGTTTGGAAGGTAAGTAATTTTATGTTCGGAACAATTAGtttctaaaacaaaacgacAGGAGTCAACTATAACTCCAGAAGTAATTCCATAAATTGCCGGTCGGTTTTTTGCAGTGAAGGAACGGACAATTGCAGCGGAAGTGCAATAACGTGTAGCAATAGCCTTCAGATACGCTAGATACGTTGATTCGCTTATCGGCGGCCATCGTGCACTCGACGCACCAGCTAGAATATAAACCAACCTGGAGAAAATATTAGATCCACGTGCACCGTACACGTATCTTCCGCCGATTGACATTGGGCCGAGTAGCTGCTGTGCCTAGAGCATTCATTCCGCAAGTCTATTTTGTAAGTCTTGGCGCATCGCTGTAACTCAAGGTTTAGATAAAGATGTGAGCAACAACCCAGATACTGCCGGTGCAGCGATTCTCATGCAAAAAAGCCAAAGGtaaccagcggcagcggcagcagcagcagaatcggCTGGACCTGCCCTCAAGACTTGTCGCGGTGAGTTCACTGGATACGATCTGGCTGGTCTTGTGGACTATCGGGGCGTATCTCGCTGCTTAAAGTGCTCCAGTTCTTGTGAGGCGTCGGGATGCCGCGGGAGCAGTTGCACACGCACAGCTCAGGCAACCTTAGGTGGTTGCTCGGGCTTGGGTTGCTCTCGAACCGGTATTCGTGTCCCGGGCTGTAAAAGGCTGTTGTTCGCCCTTGATCTTCAACGCACCATATTACGCCACAGCTGAAGCTAATGCCAGGGCCTCGGAATCCTTCGGGCACGATTTTAACAAAGTTCTTCCTACGGGACTGGTCACGATACAGCACCGACCATCGCGGTGGTATTTCGCTCAGCTCAACCCAAAATTCATCGCTTCCCCGTTCGATTGCAAACGATTTCCGAAAAACTGAGCGCTCGCGCCCCACAAACAGGTTCTGGAACGACGACGTAATGTGTGCGCGACGGGGGCGGTCGAACAATATGCGATCCGTTCTTGGCGGGCTGTGGGAGCTGGGAAGATTTGCTAGAATTTCTGAAAATATCCCCTTCCGAAATGCTAAataaatttattgaaatgcCGAATGTACCGTTGCTTTCGAACGGTGTCCCATCCTGCCCATCCGAACCATGAGACAGTGCGTGTTCACAACGGATCTTAATGCGGCTTAACTTTGACTTATGCAAATACGCGCGATCCTCGCCCGATCGTGCGCATTCTGAAAGGTCTCAGCTGGGGTACCGTGAAAGTTTGCGTAAAATCCAGATGTATCACCAGTGTGTGATGTGCGTTCTAGAACGGCAGAACTGGCTGGTGACGGCAACGCAAACATCTTTGCTTTCAGGTGAAATCGTTAAAACGCCATCAAATTAATGTAGCAGAGCAGATCAAATTACTGGCCAGAGAATGCGGTCAAGCAGAAAGCAAATCTGTCTCAGTTCTCGCAGCCTCTCAACGACTTCAGTCGGTCATTGACTTTTGGTAAACACCAGTTTGGCAGTGTCAATGATAAGTTCTCGTTCCGAATGATCCCATTTCCTCGGGTGCAGCTACGGTTTTATATACGTTTTATGATTGCTCGATTGCTCCAAGTGCACAACCGCCACACATGGAGACGCCCAGTTGTTGCATTTTAAGCATGGCACTCTCCGCgtcattttctttcattttcttgttGATTGTTCCAAGTTGGTGGTATGGTATTTATTGGAAAGAAACTAAAAAGAAGAACTCAATATTTACAAGACATATCCTTGATTCATCCATCGGgttctctcttcccttcttcatGTCCCCGGCACACGTTGAGAGTGGAGGGGCCAAATTTTTTGGCTAAATGTCAGACgaattatttgctttttgttcTTCGGTGTATTTACTTGCGCTGCCGGGAACCAGTTttaatcatcatccatcgctTATCCATTCGGCTGATCAGAAGGGAAGGCAACgcaattggattggatttgatcgctcgatcgttggGTTTGCACGGGAATGTCGTAGACCTCGTAGGTAAGGTGGTGCCTGCTCTCTGCACTCCCTTTAACGCCCCTTTACTCCTGTGCAATTAATATTTATAGTACTTCTTCACTTTATACTGCCTGCGCTGCCTTGTTCCGCTGGCATACTGATGCTCGGGGTTATGCTCGCCTCACCATGGCGACGCATGCAAACTCAACAGTGACGTAGCTTTTGGTTGGGAATGCTAATGACGACAAAAGTAACAAGCAGGCCGGTTGGATTTGAATGTCAAGATCGGAGTCCAGGATTTAACGTTCGATAACCATTGAAGAGGAAGCTTCGGTAAACCTGTTTCACCcgtaagtgagtgagtgagcgagcgagcaagcggcGTGCATGCGCGCTCTCGTATCGCATCCACAAACGGGGGTAAGGGTGTGTTCGGATTTTGCAGTACCGGCCTCCGTCTGCCATGAAATGCATTTCCTATAGGCAGCGAGGCTTTACTAAACCGGTTTATGCTTGTTTTGATGCTTTCTTCGTAGGTTACTTGGTACAGATAGCCACCGATGTGCCAGTGGTGCTAGtacgtttgtttatttatcgCATATTTTCCCTGGGTCACAGGCGCTACCATTTTATGTTGAGCGCAGAGTTAATTTTCTCGATCTGATGGTAGGTTGTGTGGAGCAAACTCTGCCGCTTGTTGTTATCACCATCGCTGTCCAGGAAGGTGGTGTACAGATGCTGTACGCTTTCATTCTCCGGGTTCGACTGAGGCAACGAACGGTACATCAGCTCCAGCTCGGCCGTCAGCTCCCGGGGCGTTTTCCCACCGTCCGGTCGTACCTGTGCCCCGCCGTTCAAACATCCGGATGGGCACGCCATTATCTCGACGTAATCGTAAGTGCTTTTACCTCGCTTTAGCTTTTGTACCATATTTTGAATGTTACGGAATCCATTGGCGATCGCGAAACGGAGCACCACCTTACCTTCGTGCTCGAGAACCGCCTCGCGCATATCATTATTGCGTAGTGGCTTGAACTCGACCGCATCCACCGGCAGGTTGAACAGTTTGCGTGCGGCGTACTTAAGAATGTGTTCACTGTATCCGCCCGAGCCGGATGATTCGTGTGACCAAACGAAGGCAGGCGGTCGGGCCGTTGGCCAGGGCCAATCGATTGGGCATTTCTCGACGAGCTGAAGGGTTTCTAGTCCGAGGCTTTCGAGCATTTGCTCAATTTCAACTGCAACGACAGAAGAGCGTCGTAAACGATCGATTGGACTATTGGACCAATCCGGTAATCGAATACTTACTGGACGTTATGACACAATCAACGTCGTGACTGTTTTCGACTTCGTTAAAGAAATCCTCCCGTGAAGCTTCCAGCTTTTTATCATAGCAAGGCATCACGGTGACATGGTAGATGCGATCGCTGGTCGTGCCAATAATTTTCGCCAGGTATTGCTTCACCAGCATACCCATGATCTGTTGCGGCGAGCGGGTGGTTGAGATGTACGGTAGGATGAAGTTTCCGTGTGTTTTCTCTGCGTAGCACACCCAACCGGGACAGGAAGAGGCAAGCATCGGTAGCGATTTGCGGTTGGTGTTGTATCGTTCGACGAACTCATTGCGACTTTCAATCAACGCTAAATCATCCGCTATTTTTGTGTCCACCACCATGTCCGCGCCAAGCTTTTTAAAGTACCCTAAAAAAAGTAATCAAAGACAGCTGTATCTGTAGCTTCACAGACTTATCGCTGCATCCGGCCGGGCGTTATCTTACCAGCGATATGTTCAAACGTCTCCTCGGCATTCAGATTATATTTACGTGCCAACGAGAGGATGGGCTGCTGCGAAACGGTGAAAACAATGAACTTTACCTCACCGAGCTGGCCGTTCAATTTGGCCAGATTGTTCGCGTTCATCACGCGCAGCAGCTCCTCTTGGCTTTGCTGTGAGATCAGCACACCTTCGGCCGATGTTATACAACCGGAACAGGCCAAACAATCGGCCAGCGTTATTTCCACCTTTTCCAGCTTCTGTATGCCACTCTGCAAGCAAAAATTGGTTGGGATGTTGAAGTTATTTTCATGCCAAAGTAactaaagcttggaacagttaatatttggccactttttttaaatcattgcAGCGCTTCTAGtagtcactttgccattccgttgatagcgttttaatcattgtagtctgtttatttgttggtaatttttttgtcaaaattgatctatgccttcataagttatcgccgatggaacgcgaaagtcgaaaaaaagtctgcacactcactattAAAAACTCGATTTGGTTAGTTTTTGATGGACGATGAAACACACGTAAAATGCGTTTAGAAAAAAATTGACTTTGCAAATTATAGAAGGAATGATTTAGGAagagttttatttatttaagaagataaatttgcccattagatgatgatttggcatgggatatgaaattgtggcgacaaatcaaatgttttcaccattggggtaacgttcattcgaaatttatgcgagaaaagagtgtctacggaAAAGGTTTTTGTCCTGCATTTGTCCACTAATAATcatgtgtaagtttggcatgatttagatagCTGTTCTTGTTGAAGGTAtggtgttatttttttgtattcaaatagatcgatttcatagggaaaactatcaatccacaaaaataaCTGGATTTTTGTTACATCGATTTCTATCggacaattatcacaaggaaacttaaaaagtgtATCATAGATGTATAAAAACCCcctgaaatgagggtgatgtgcaacaagagggcaaatgaagTGACCTAaagtactgtgcaaaaaatTTATGACCttttttgtgcggccaagtattaactgttccaagctttaccTTTCGCTACACTACGATTACCGTCGACTCCTGAACGTACGATCCATCCTCTTGAATGGTTATTTTTGCTcccgttttgcttttgctcgttTCTATTTTCACGGGTTTGATGCATTCCTGGTAGTGGAGGAAGATGGACAATTGAAATCCGGATTCTGAACTTTAGTTTGGAACCAGTAGAATTACCTGTGAGGGCGTGATAAAGTCGTCCAAATCGGTTAACTGGAGAGCGCTGCTGAATCGCGacattttttctgtttattgCGCGGTGtggtggaatgttttgcaaaatcaGCTGTCACAGGCCGGGCTGCCAGCCCGAT
The sequence above is a segment of the Anopheles darlingi chromosome 2, idAnoDarlMG_H_01, whole genome shotgun sequence genome. Coding sequences within it:
- the LOC125949927 gene encoding probable cytosolic Fe-S cluster assembly factor AGAP009023 isoform X2; amino-acid sequence: MNANNLAKLNGQLGEVKFIVFTVSQQPILSLARKYNLNAEETFEHIAGYFKKLGADMVVDTKIADDLALIESRNEFVERYNTNRKSLPMLASSCPGWVCYAEKTHGNFILPYISTTRSPQQIMGMLVKQYLAKIIGTTSDRIYHVTVMPCYDKKLEASREDFFNEVENSHDVDCVITSIEIEQMLESLGLETLQLVEKCPIDWPWPTARPPAFVWSHESSGSGGYSEHILKYAARKLFNLPVDAVEFKPLRNNDMREAVLEHEGKVVLRFAIANGFRNIQNMVQKLKRGKSTYDYVEIMACPSGCLNGGAQVRPDGGKTPRELTAELELMYRSLPQSNPENESVQHLYTTFLDSDGDNNKRQSLLHTTYHQIEKINSALNIKW
- the LOC125949927 gene encoding probable cytosolic Fe-S cluster assembly factor AGAP009023 isoform X1 gives rise to the protein MSRFSSALQLTDLDDFITPSQECIKPVKIETSKSKTGAKITIQEDGSYVQESTSGIQKLEKVEITLADCLACSGCITSAEGVLISQQSQEELLRVMNANNLAKLNGQLGEVKFIVFTVSQQPILSLARKYNLNAEETFEHIAGYFKKLGADMVVDTKIADDLALIESRNEFVERYNTNRKSLPMLASSCPGWVCYAEKTHGNFILPYISTTRSPQQIMGMLVKQYLAKIIGTTSDRIYHVTVMPCYDKKLEASREDFFNEVENSHDVDCVITSIEIEQMLESLGLETLQLVEKCPIDWPWPTARPPAFVWSHESSGSGGYSEHILKYAARKLFNLPVDAVEFKPLRNNDMREAVLEHEGKVVLRFAIANGFRNIQNMVQKLKRGKSTYDYVEIMACPSGCLNGGAQVRPDGGKTPRELTAELELMYRSLPQSNPENESVQHLYTTFLDSDGDNNKRQSLLHTTYHQIEKINSALNIKW